The following coding sequences are from one Salvia hispanica cultivar TCC Black 2014 chromosome 3, UniMelb_Shisp_WGS_1.0, whole genome shotgun sequence window:
- the LOC125209189 gene encoding uncharacterized protein LOC125209189 produces the protein MSTSANEDQGLRKTENMEESDSMTIEFLRARLLSERSVSKTARERANELANRVAELEEQLKFVSLQREKAEKATSDILVVLKKHEIGDVSVEFDSSSEQEENSQDFEARNGPWTTGEASTNLKSRNNEKEAYTSSEIESSPSTGRSLSWKSTRDSQHSVEKKKHIDPVRRRACFSSNGSSSRRSGKSCRRIRRRDTRSVEELQNDGTEKTTHSKGSSNCSDGEAVASPETSGYANGENPPEKTVSGKSNGTQKVNGHHFGVPEKDKDMESALLHQAQLICRYEEEEKAQREWEEKFRENNSGTQPYAGKSVPLSGASSSFDLAVVPQETSSLGSVLEALQRAKLSLNEKLSSSHQVAERMSGRVIQPPNAYMNMMNGFQIPFATPGLFRLPTDYQFEPTARVNPGIGPQPIFANFTEPYVEPRSDASRDLFHTAPSRSLTPEIRYTAAPPHRFLSQPRLGGGDPSPSTSTNHLDPRVPPPQELYPFFPYTNISSNKEEISRTSLNSEKGLPPFMRLSPYDGHPGPSMYR, from the exons ATGTCAACTTCTGCAAATGAAGATCAGGGGCTGAG GAAAACTGAGAACATGGAAGAATCAGATTCAATGACAATCGAATTTCTACGAGCAAGACTGTTATCTGAAAGATCTGTCTCAAAAACAGCAAGGGAAAGAGCTAATGAGCTGGCCAATAGG GTGGCAGAACTCGAAGAACAGCTAAAGTTTGTTTCGCTTCAGAGAGAAAAGGCTGAAAAGGCGACATCAGATATTCTTGTGGTTCtgaaaaaacatgaaatagGTGATGTATCCGTAGAATTCGATTCATCTTCCGAGCAGGAGGAAAACTCACAGGACTTTGAAGCTCGCAATGGTCCTTGGACGACAGGAGAAGCTTCAACTAActtgaaatcaagaaataacGAGAAGGAGGCGTATACCAGTTCTGAAATTGAATCTTCTCCATCAACTGGTAGAAGCTTGTCCTGGAAAAGTACTCGAGATTCTCAGCATTCCGTTGAAAAGAAGAAACACATAGATCCCGTCAGAAGAAGAGCTTGTTTTTCATCTAACGGTTCGTCATCAAGGAGGAGTGGAAAATCATGTCGTAGGATAAGGCGCAGAGACACGAG ATCAGTAGAAGAGTTGCAGAATGATGGGACTGAGAAGACCACGCACTCCAAAGGCTCATCAAATTGCTCTGATGGCGAGGCCGTTGCATCACCCGAAACTTCTGGATACGCTAATGGGGAAAACCCTCCGGAAAAAACAGTTTCTGGAAAAAGTAATGGAACCCAAAAAGTTAATGGCCACCATTTTGGTGTACCGGAAAAGGACAAAGACATGGAAAGTGCACTGTTGCATCAGGCGCAGCTCATTTGCCGATACGAAGAGGAGGAGAAGGCCCAAAGAGAATGGGAAGAGAAGTTCAGAGAGAATAACAGTGGCACACAG CCTTATGCAGGGAAAAGCGTCCCTCTCTCAGGGGCTTCTTCATCCTTCGATCTTGCAGTCGTGCCTCAGGAAACTTCTAGTTTAGGATCTGTCCTGGAAGCACTCCAGCGTGCCAAACTATCACTGAACGAGAAACTCAGTAGCTCGCATCAGGTAGCAGAACGAATGTCTGGCAGAGTCATTCAACCTCCCAACGCCTACATGAACATGATGAATGGCTTCCAGATTCCCTTCGCAACCCCTGGCCTCTTCAGATTGCCAACGGATTATCAGTTTGAACCAACTGCTAGAGTCAATCCTGGCATTGGTCCACAACCAATTTTTGCCAATTTCACCGAACCATATGTGGAGCCAAGAAGCGATGCATCACGTGACCTATTCCACACTGCTCCAAGCAGAAGCTTAACTCCAGAGATAAGGTATACTGCAGCTCCTCCGCATAGGTTTCTTAGCCAGCCTCGGCTAGGGGGAGGCGACCCCAGCCCTTCTACCTCAACGAACCATCTTGATCCCCGTGTCCCACCACCTCAAGAATTGTATCCATTTTTCCCATACACCAATATTTCTTCAAACAAGGAAGAGATTTCAAGGACTTCCCTGAACTCCGAGAAGGGGCTACCACCGTTCATGCGCTTGTCTCCTTACGATGGACATCCCGGACCAAGCATGTACAGGTAG
- the LOC125209193 gene encoding protein GLUTELIN PRECURSOR ACCUMULATION 3-like gives MKPHCWVRASDSDFTGPLPQPRSGHTAVNIGKSMIVFFGGLVDKKFLNDVTVYDIDNNMWFQPEFMGSGSDGNTGPSPRAFHVAVSIDCHMFIFGGRSGANRLGDFWVLDTDIWQWSQLTTFGDLPSPRDFAAVSVQWKRLHIINEPPAARAYHSMNCVGSRYLLFGGFDGKSTYGDLWWLVPEDDPIAKRSGISSSEVVPERDTTMEEKESQREGDAITELQKRLQISGLLSTSVQIVDEMEDKELIQQALRVGGKDAAVQALRDHWVRSAPESITLKEIAPLLHDYQRLITRHHM, from the exons ATGAAGCCTCATTGCTGGGTTCGAGCTTCGGATTCTGATTTCACTGGCCCACTTCCCCAACCTCGAAG TGGGCACACAGCTGTGAACATCGGGAAGTCGATGATTGTATTCTTCGGTGGCCTTGTAGACAAGAAATTCCTAAATGACGTCACAGTTTACGACATTG ACAACAATATGTGGTTTCAACCAGAGTTCATGGGCAGTGGTTCTGATGGGAATACGGGGCCAAGTCCACGTGCTTTTCATGTTGCTGTCTCAATAGATTGTCACATGTTCATATTTGGTGGGAGGTCTGGTGCGAATAG GTTAGGTGATTTCTGGGTTCTGGATACCG ATATTTGGCAGTGGTCACAACTGACCACGTTTGGCGACTTGCCTTCACCTAGGGATTTTGCTGCTG TGTCGGTGCAATGGAAACGCTTGCATATTATCAATGAACCCCCGGCTGCTCGAGCATATCATTCGATGAACTGTGTTGGTTCTCGGTACCTCTTGTTTGGTGGCTTTGATGGAAAATCAACTTATGGTGATCTATGGTGGCTTGTACCTGAAG ATGATCCTATTGCAAAGAGGTCTGGAATATCTTCTTCTGAAGTTGTTCCAGAAAGAGATACAACCATGGAAGAAAAG GAAAGCCAAAGAGAAGGAGATGCAATTACAGAGCTGCAGAAACGATTACAAATATCGGGTTTACTTTCAACTTCTGTGCAGATTGTCGATGAAATGGAAGACAAAGAACTAATCCAACAAGCGTTAAGAGTTGGCGGTAAAGATGCT GCTGTGCAAGCACTCCGAGACCACTGGGTGAGATCTGCTCCAGAATCCATAACGTTGAAGGAGATTGCCCCATTACTACATGATTACCAACGCCTGATTACCCGCCATCATATGTGA
- the LOC125211322 gene encoding histidine-containing phosphotransfer protein 2-like yields the protein MDFKGMETEALDKLLIDSIHELEKQKFVDHHFRECHSLKEDNGVSFFLDLILIFLSDVESAVNEMEKAMSQEVVDFNQIYSYYIKLKGSSACIGACRITATCSSLRYAIDNKSKEGCVQAISLMKDEYNSLNDQLSNIVKIEQELVSRATGQEQRD from the exons ATGGATTTCAAGGGCATGGAAACAGAAGCACTCGACAAATTGCTGATTGATAGCATTCATGAACTCGAAAAACAa AAATTTGTCGATCACCATTTTCGAGAATGCCATTCGTTGAAAGAGGACAACGGTGTGTCGTTTTTCTTGGACCTGATTCTCATTTTTCTCAGTGATGTTGAATCAGCAGTGAATGAGATGGAAAAGGCAAT GTCTCAAGAAGTTGTGGACTTCAATCAAATCTATTCATATTATATCAAGCTTAAAGGAAGCTCTGCGTG CATTGGTGCTTGTCGAATTACAGCTACGTGTTCCAGTTTACGTTATGCTATTGATAACAAATCCAAAGAAGG ATGTGTGCAGGCAATAAGTCTTATGAAAGATGAATACAACAGTTTGAATGACCAGTTGAGCAATATCGTCAAG ATTGAGCAAGAACTTGTTTCCAGAGCTACAGGACAGGAGCAACGTGACTGA
- the LOC125216464 gene encoding transcription factor TFIIIB component B'', which produces MADDFDPFDDIFGNEPVKNARAAGKFRPKPKVRPQKKVSAKSSVASSQAVQTVHSAPHDSSEPIHTVKPLEQSSDVVPNDKPDFHAVSVEENPDVLIGSEAYTDSLHHTDIGCTIPSSKEVASNSPNDENIGGRVGTQVFSSIDDSTNTCKMAEVTKDSDLASRVDALGAGHVATADAFDPFDDIFDNEPVKNARVAGKFRPKPKFQPQKVSAKSLVASSNEVQSVNSAPHDSSEPIVKPLEQKCTIPSSKEVASNAPKTENIGGREGTQVSSSIDDSTNTFYVADATKESDQAAEADALGAGEPLVSSADVYNDMDGRRVIEEMDVMDSVMPDLNSLQQDSAENNSIPTSQNGDAVDLSSPGFTDTFPTKSTSELPLDEESINLMEVPQSDSCIHVEDLPEVPSKLASRRAKTGKHKPSAASGKQQASTLSEETGAAGRSVRSKKRDTSVGKLVDEEGDETLASGQLSEEHPFSSAIDEQNINSEQPQVENGSQKKNSKRKLKKTENDKEKPPRKSKKAKEAPEQETCTKPKKFSHSTRRRRILDKNLLNIPEEEFNPRELSFRNLILLAEYKEKQMKTTGQAAAPATHQSTRNSDYNYDPSTGLYNNDEEDGAQVDTTEYFNYQSRMEKTPRVRWTKQDTELFYEAVQQFGTDFSMIAQLFPGRTREQIRNKYKKEERQYPLRLREAFTNRSKDLSHFGKVIENLNKIREQEELEDCTSTEGVPDEGVSNADDDGGKHEDGKKEENEDAATDTAEVQSAAKPETQEEEEEEDEEDELSRYSQIMGEMKFL; this is translated from the exons ATGGCTGATGATTTCGATCCATTTGATGATATCTTTGGTAATGAGCCAGTGAAGAATG CTAGGGCAGCAGGAAAGTTTCGGCCCAAGCCAAAGGTCCGACCACAGAAGAAGGTCTCAGCAAAAAGTTCGGTTGCTTCCTCACAGGCAGTCCAAACTGTTCATTCTGCACCACATGACTCAAGTGAACCTATCCACACTGTGAAGCCGCTGGAGCAAA GTTCAGATGTTGTGCCAAATGACAAGCCCGACTTTCATGCTGTGTCAGTAGAAGAG AATCCTGATGTATTAATTGGGTCTGAAGCTTATACTGATTCTCTTCATCACACTGATATCG GATGCACCATCCCTTCTTCAAAGGAAGTTGCTTCTAATTCCCCCAACGATGAGAATATAGGAGGAAGGGTAGGGACTCAGGTTTTTTCATCCATTGACGACTCTACAAATACATGTAAGATGGCTGAGGTTACTAAAGATTCTGACCTGGCATCAAGAGTAGATGCCTTAGGCGCTG GACATGTTGCCACGGCTGATGCTTTCGATCCATTTGATGATATCTTTGATAATGAACCAGTAAAGAATG CTAGGGTAGCAGGAAAGTTTCGTCCGAAGCCAAAGTTCCAACCACAGAAGGTCTCAGCAAAAAGTTTGGTTGCTTCCTCAAATGAAGTTCAATCAGTTAATTCTGCACCACATGACTCAAGTGAACCTATTGTTAAGCCGCTGGAGCAAA AATGCACCATCCCTTCTTCAAAGGAAGTAGCTTCTAATGCCCCAAAAACTGAGAATATAGGAGGAAGGGAAGGGACTCAAGTTTCTTCATCCATTGACGACTCTACAAATACCTTTTATGTGGCTGATGCTACTAAAGAGTCTGATCAGGCAGCAGAAGCAGATGCCTTAGGTGCTGGTGAGCCTCTAGTTTCAAGTGCTGATGTATATAATGACATGGATGGCAGACGGGTAATAGAG GAGATGGATGTCATGGATTCTGTAATGCCAGACTTAAACTCACTTCAACAAGATTCTGCAGAAAATAATTCGATTCCTACATCTCAAAACGGCGATGCTGTTGATCTTTCATCTCCGGGATTCACTGATACTTTTCCCACCAAATCAACATCTGAACTTCCTTTGGATGAAGAGTCTATAAATCTGATGGAGGTGCCTCAATCAGACTCGTGTATCCATGTGGAGGATTTGCCTGAAGTTCCCTCTAAACTA GCTTCTCGTCGAGCAAAGACCGGAAAGCATAAACCCAGTGCTGCATCAGGTAAGCAGCAAGCTTCAACATTAAGTGAGGAGACTGGAGCAGCTGGTAGATCAGTACGCTCAAAGAAAAGGGATACGAGTGTTGGTAAATTAGTGGACGAGGAAGGAGATGAAACCCTTGCCAGTGGGCAACTCTCTGAAGAGCATCCTTTCAGTTCTGCAATAGATgaacaaaacataaatagtGAGCAACCTCAAGTGGAAAATGGATCACAAAAGAAAAACTCGAAGcggaaattgaagaaaactgAGAATGACAAAGAAAAACCGCCTAGAAAGAGCAAGAAGGCAAAAGAGGCACCAGAACAGGAGACATGCACAAAGCCGAAAAAGTTCTCTCACTCCACTCGGCGGAGACGAATTT TGGATAAGAATTTGCTCAACATTCCTGAAGAAGAATTTAACCCTAGAGAGCTGTCTTTTAGGAATTTGATTCTCCTTGCAGAGTACAAAGAGAAGCAGATG AAAACAACGGGACAGGCAGCAGCACCTGCAACACACCAGAG TACTCGTAATTCTGATTACAATTATGATCCATCTACTGGATTGTACAATAACGATGAAGAAGACGGAGCTCAAGTAGACACCACAGAATACTTCAATTATCAGTCTAGAATGGAAAAAACACCCAGAGTAAGATGGACAAAACAGGATACTGAACTATTCTATGAG GCTGTGCAGCAGTTTGGGACCGACTTTTCTATGATAGCACAGCTTTTTCCTGGTCGTACCCGGGAACAGATAAGGAACAAGTACAAGAAAGAAGAACGACAGTACCCACTGAGGCTTCGTGAAGCCTTTACTAACCGCAGCAAAG ATCTGTCCCATTTCGGAAAGGTGATagaaaacttaaataaaataagggaGCAAGAAGAGTTGGAAGATTGCACGAGCACCGAAGGGGTCCCGGATGAGGGTGTGTCAAATGCTGAT GATGATGGAGGAAAGCACGAGGATGGTAAGAAAGAGGAGAATGAGGACGCAGCCACGGACACAGCTGAGGTTCAGAGCGCTGCAAAGCCGGAGACacaggaggaggaggaggaggaggatgaggaAGATGAACTATCGAGATATAGCCAAATTATGGGTGAGATGAAATTCCtgtaa